In a genomic window of Littorina saxatilis isolate snail1 linkage group LG6, US_GU_Lsax_2.0, whole genome shotgun sequence:
- the LOC138969693 gene encoding tetracycline resistance protein, class H-like, whose amino-acid sequence MARVVNPCLSIHFLITSTRNGRKALLVLPCVTHVLSVLTYQLAPYWPDHLQVVVVVGGLFRGLTGKQAMFTTAVYGLLSDLLPAHERSTRFSYLLASRYAGVCLGTMAAGMLQDTVGIIYTMDISSIPQIVCLVLVIFFIKDTAVVSSSKAEDKQCIEDEKQTNKKLGELQRNKAYWVVYQYIRRILYAGNKDEKKSLVACEEKKTEISGADSVNNSPEELTIEICEEGQKQQTNMGMLVLIFSMALVTQSVWSSQREVIVQSVSVPPLNWPVSWYGYLFSVYFGAAGIGLIVLAPLIRRMSPPSSDSDVNTIVCAIMFGTLGCLWMGLAIVAESDWQVFTANILSALALMSNATLRSMASKNARADLQGTVMALMSVKENLSKVLGPICHSAIFVASLSFCPTLVYYVMAVEAFLMLGIVAFIRWRQCKENRYEVL is encoded by the exons atggcgagagttgtcaacccatg CCTTAGTATTCACTTCTTGATCACTTCCACCAGAAACGGACGGAAGGCGCTGCTGGTGCTGCCCTGCGTGACGCACGTGCTCTCTGTGTTGACCTATCAGCTCGCCCCCTACTGGCCCGATCACCTGCAGGTCGTCGTGGTGGTCGGCGGTCTGTTTCGCGGCTTGACCGGCAAGCAGGCCATGTTCACCACCGCTGTGTATGGCCTGCTGTCTGATCTGCTACCTGCCCACGAGCGTTCGACGAG GTTTTCCTATCTCCTTGCGTCACGCTACGCCGGTGTATGCCTTGGCACAATGGCGGCTGGAATGCTTCAGGACACTGTTGGCATCATTTATACCATGGACATTTCTTCAATCCCTCAGATAGTCTGCTTGGTCCTCGTCATCTTCTTCATCAAAGACACCGCCGTCGTATCGTCGTCAAAGGCTGAAGACAAGCAGTGCATCGAGGACGAAAAACAGACGAACAAGAAGCTGGGAGAATTACAGAGAAACAAGGCTTACTGGGTGGTTTATCAATATATTCGAAGGATTTTATATGCCGGAAACAAAGACGAAAAGAAGTCCCTTGTAGCCTGCGAAGAGAAGAAGACGGAAATTTCAG GAGCAGACAGTGTGAACAATTCCCCAGAAGAACTGACGATAGAGATctgcgaagaaggacaaaaacaGCAGACGAACATGGGAATGTTGGTGCTGATTTTCTCCATGGCCTTGGTGACGCAATCAGTCTGGTCCAGCCAGCGTGAGGTCATCGTGCAGAGCGTCAGTGTCCCTCCCCTCAACTGGCCCGTGTCTTG GTATGGGTATCTGTTTTCTGTCTACTTCGGTGCAGCGGGCATTGGTCTCATAGTGCTGGCTCCGTTAATAAGAAGGATGTCACCGCCCAGCAGCGATTCTGACGTCAATACAATAGTGTGCGCCATCATGTTTGGAACGCTAGGATGCCTTTGGATGGGACTAGCTATTGTTGCTGAAAGCGACTGGCAG GTATTCACAGCGAACATTCTAAGTGCCCTGGCTTTGATGTCCAACGCGACCCTTCGCTCCATGGCCAGTAAAAACGCACGCGCTGACCTTCAAGGCACCGTCATGGCTTTAATGTCGGTCAAGGAAAACCTGTCCAAGGTCCTTGGGCCAATCTGCCACTCGGCTATTTTTGTGGCCTCCTTGTCCTTTTGTCCAACCTTAGTGTACTACGTCATGGCCGTCGAGGCTTTCCTCATGCTGGGTATTGTGGCGTTTATACGCTGGCGACAATGCAAGGAAAATCGGTATGAAGTTCTCTGA